Proteins encoded in a region of the Zea mays cultivar B73 chromosome 2, Zm-B73-REFERENCE-NAM-5.0, whole genome shotgun sequence genome:
- the LOC103646970 gene encoding 1-aminocyclopropane-1-carboxylate oxidase encodes MAAIPVIDFSKLEGSERAETMAAIAAGFEHVGFFQLVNTGIPDELLERVKKVCSDCYKLRDEAFMDSNLAVKALAELVDKESEGGAPMRKIEGMDWEDVFTLHDDLPWPSNPPAFKETMMEYRKELRKLAEKMLGVMEELLGLEEGHIRKAFTNDGELEPFYGTKVSHYPPCPRPDLVDGLRAHTDAGGLILLFQDDRFGGLQAQLPDGSWVDVQPLDNAIVVNTGDQIEVLSNGRYKSAWHRILATRDGNRRSVASFYNPARLATIAPAIPAADNYPSFVFGDYMQVYVKQKFQAKTSRFAAMATTTTK; translated from the exons ATGGCGGCCATCCCCGTGATTGACTTCTCCAAGCTGGAGGGCTCCGAGAGGGCCGAGACAATGGCGGCCATCGCCGCCGGGTTCGAGCACGTGGGGTTCTTCCAGCTGGTGAACACCGGCATCCCCGACGAGCTGCTGGAGAGAGTGAAGAAGGTGTGCAGCGACTGCTACAAGCTGCGGGACGAGGCATTCATGGACTCCAACCTCGCGGTGAAGGCGCTCGCCGAGCTCGTGGACAAGGAAAGCGAGGGCGGCGCCCCTATGAGAAAGATCGAGGGCATGGACTGGGAGGACGTCTTCACCCTCCATGACGACCTGCCATGGCCTTCCAACCCTCCCGCCTTCAA ggAGACGATGATGGAGTACCGCAAGGAGCTGAGGAAGCTGGCGGAGAAGATGCTGGGCGTGATGGAGGAGCTGCTGGGGCTGGAGGAGGGACACATCAGGAAGGCCTTCACCAACGACGGCGAGTTGGAGCCCTTCTACGGCACCAAGGTCAGCCACTATCCGCCGTGCCCGCGGCCCGACCTCGTCGACGGCCTGCGCGCGCACACCGATGCCGGCGGCCTCATCCTGCTGTTCCAGGACGACCGCTTCGGCGGCCTGCAGGCGCAGCTTCCCGACGGCAGCTGGGTCGACGTCCAGCCCCTAGACAACGCCATCGTCGTCAACACCGGCGACCAGATCGAG GTGCTGAGCAACGGCCGGTACAAGAGCGCGTGGCACCGCATCCTGGCCACCCGcgacggcaaccgccgctccgtcgCCTCCTTCTACAACCCAGCGCGCCTGGCCACCATCGCTCCGGCGATCCCCGCCGCCGACAACTACCCGAGCTTCGTGTTCGGCGACTACATGCAGGTGTACGTCAAGCAGAAGTTCCAGGCCAAGACGTCCAGGTTCGCGGCcatggcgacgacgacgaccaaGTGA